The following coding sequences are from one Mesorhizobium onobrychidis window:
- a CDS encoding DUF2189 domain-containing protein — protein MAGFHVMSDARGMHVQPTVRRITTADLMDVLRLGIEDFWAKPSHYVFLCLIYPVVGLMLAQWTTSGSNAIQLLYPLMSGFALLGPFAAIGLYEISRRRELGMDTSWWHALDVRHSPALPAIAVIGVMLVALFLLWLYTAQSIYTGLFGNQPPASIGGFVREVLTTPKGWTLILLGNAAGFVFAAIVLATTVVAFPLLLDRDVGAVSAIETSARAVMTNPLQLALWGLMVAVLLVIGSIPLFAGLAVVMPVLGHATWHLYRRVVEPERAQQERRPM, from the coding sequence ATGGCCGGCTTTCATGTCATGTCGGACGCGCGTGGAATGCACGTGCAGCCCACGGTGCGCCGCATCACCACGGCGGACCTGATGGATGTGCTGCGGCTCGGCATCGAGGATTTCTGGGCAAAGCCATCGCATTACGTGTTCCTGTGCCTGATCTATCCGGTGGTCGGATTGATGCTGGCGCAGTGGACGACATCTGGCTCCAACGCCATCCAGCTCCTCTACCCGCTGATGTCCGGCTTCGCCCTGCTTGGGCCCTTCGCCGCGATCGGCCTCTACGAGATCAGCCGCCGCCGCGAGCTCGGCATGGACACGTCCTGGTGGCACGCGCTCGACGTGCGCCACTCGCCGGCGCTGCCGGCGATCGCGGTCATCGGCGTCATGCTGGTGGCACTGTTCCTGCTCTGGCTGTACACCGCGCAATCGATCTACACCGGCCTGTTCGGCAATCAGCCGCCGGCTTCGATCGGCGGCTTTGTGCGCGAGGTGCTGACAACGCCCAAAGGCTGGACGCTGATCCTGCTCGGCAATGCGGCCGGCTTCGTCTTCGCCGCGATCGTGCTGGCGACCACCGTCGTCGCTTTCCCGCTGCTGCTCGACCGCGATGTCGGCGCGGTCTCGGCAATCGAGACCTCGGCACGGGCGGTGATGACAAACCCGCTGCAGCTGGCGCTGTGGGGCCTGATGGTCGCCGTGCTGCTGGTCATCGGCTCGATCCCGCTGTTTGCCGGGCTCGCCGTCGTCATGCCGGTGCTTGGCCATGCGACGTGGCATCTCTATCGCAGGGTGGTCGAACCGGAGCGGGCGCAGCAGGAGCGGCGGCCGATGTAA
- a CDS encoding glutathione S-transferase family protein, giving the protein MEPILLYGVPAGSSMGLVAAFERLGQPYRLCRVDMLTEMKNDAYASINGRQETPVLITDEGKVLTETMAIAAWLEARDTQRRISFDPRSPEADRMHQLMAFVNTGFTAAFTPLWAAFEMESADPALLATLRDFGRKAVTERHDRLEAMIADTDFLVGDHLTLADTTLIGVARWAEFHKAVDGAAYPKLAALRRRIESDPDVRYAQAIEDGEKPAGSGACLGQIPLAEVIERFAD; this is encoded by the coding sequence ATGGAACCTATCCTCCTTTACGGCGTCCCGGCGGGAAGTTCGATGGGGCTTGTCGCTGCTTTTGAACGCCTCGGACAACCCTACCGCCTGTGTCGCGTCGACATGCTCACCGAAATGAAGAACGACGCCTATGCCAGCATCAACGGCCGTCAGGAAACGCCGGTGTTGATCACGGACGAAGGCAAAGTGCTCACCGAGACCATGGCGATTGCCGCGTGGCTCGAAGCCCGCGACACGCAACGTCGCATCAGCTTCGATCCTCGCTCGCCGGAAGCCGACCGGATGCATCAGCTGATGGCTTTCGTGAACACCGGCTTCACCGCCGCTTTCACCCCGCTCTGGGCTGCATTTGAAATGGAATCGGCCGACCCAGCCCTGCTGGCGACCTTGCGTGACTTTGGCCGCAAGGCCGTTACCGAACGCCATGACCGGCTTGAGGCAATGATCGCCGACACGGACTTTCTGGTCGGCGATCACCTGACACTGGCGGACACCACGCTGATTGGCGTGGCGCGCTGGGCGGAGTTCCACAAGGCGGTCGACGGCGCAGCCTACCCCAAGCTGGCGGCGTTGCGCCGCCGGATCGAAAGCGATCCGGACGTGCGATATGCGCAGGCCATCGAGGACGGCGAAAAGCCGGCGGGTTCGGGTGCCTGTCTTGGCCAAATTCCGCTGGCCGAGGTCATTGAACGCTTCGCTGACTAG